The proteins below are encoded in one region of Salvelinus namaycush isolate Seneca chromosome 39, SaNama_1.0, whole genome shotgun sequence:
- the LOC120032864 gene encoding uncharacterized protein LOC120032864 isoform X1, protein MTSATSFLIVVIHLACIRSGDSSEKFVNLECNEESHGVYGQQSLLQCNVKAVKKVTILTVTWKRVEALLLEYNQDTFNPTPGFKFAEPSWNKKNTNVSLLLTNTKMADTGEYTCMVRTDSGDDTATTSLSVTAKYITPTMSSIPETNIEENTGVTIFCNSTGGQQKGSIRWFDQFRNDWTRSAELVAKETEDGPFSLSSKFKVQKATSSSTNYTCEVLNVNGAVEGMASFVIQFAPRDSGRKADKLDSDSTTNWLAPVVVIGSLIIGLLAALLLFKRRSARRFVSFLTGARRQSTFPLMSDHQTDTRHDGDVEAEVSLCPGLNSDSPQDQRNSL, encoded by the exons ATGACTTCAGCTACCAGCTTCCTGATTGTTGTGATCCATTTAGCCTGTATCAGATCTGGAGATTCCTCTGAGA AATTTGTCAACCTGGAGTGTAATGAAGAGTCCCATGGGGTTTATGGTCAGCAGTCATTGCTGCAGTGTAATGTCAAAGCTGTTAAGAAAGTGACCATCTTGACCGTGACCTGGAAGAGGGTGGAAGCTCTTTTGTTGGAATACAATCAAGATACATTTAACCCAACTCCTGGGTTTAAATTTGCTGAGCCATCCTGGAACAAGAAGAATACGAATGTGTCCTTGTTGTTGACAAATACCAAGATGGCCGACACGGGGGAGTATACATGCATGGTGAGAACAGACAGTGGTGATGATACAGCTACAACCAGCCTCAGTGTCACAG ctaAGTACATAACTCCAACCATGAGCTCCATCCCTGAGACCAACATCGAAGAGAACACAGGTGTGACCATTTTCTGCAACTCTACAGGCGGGCAACAGAAAGGGTCGATCCGGTGGTTTGACCAGTTTCGCAACGATTGGACGCGCAGTGCTGAACTGGTGGCCAAAGAGACTGAAGATGGACCGTTCAGCCTCTCCAGTAAATTCAAAGTGCAGAAGGCTACATCCAGTTCCACAAACTACACGTGCGAAGTGCTCAATGTCAATGGTGCCGTGGAGGGGATGGCATCATTTGTGATCCAGTTTGCGCCGCGAGACTCAG GTAGGAAAGCTGACAAATTGGATTCTGATTCCACCACCAATTGGCTAGCCCCGGTTGTAGTCATAGGATCTCTGATCATTGGACTCCTTGCTGCGCTGCTGTTATTTAAGAGGCGCTCCGCCCGAC GTTTTGTGTCATTTTTGACAGGAGCTCGAAGGCAGTCCACCTTTCCGTTAATGA GTGACCACCAAACAGATACCAGGCATGATGGAGATGTTGAGGCAGAAG tctccctctgtcCAGGTCTAAACAGTGACAGTCCACAGGACCAGCGTAACAGTCTCTAG
- the LOC120032864 gene encoding uncharacterized protein LOC120032864 isoform X3, whose protein sequence is MTSATSFLIVVIHLACIRSGDSSEKFVNLECNEESHGVYGQQSLLQCNVKAVKKVTILTVTWKRVEALLLEYNQDTFNPTPGFKFAEPSWNKKNTNVSLLLTNTKMADTGEYTCMVRTDSGDDTATTSLSVTGGQQKGSIRWFDQFRNDWTRSAELVAKETEDGPFSLSSKFKVQKATSSSTNYTCEVLNVNGAVEGMASFVIQFAPRDSGRKADKLDSDSTTNWLAPVVVIGSLIIGLLAALLLFKRRSARRFVSFLTGARRQSTFPLMSDHQTDTRHDGDVEAEVSLCPGLNSDSPQDQRNSL, encoded by the exons ATGACTTCAGCTACCAGCTTCCTGATTGTTGTGATCCATTTAGCCTGTATCAGATCTGGAGATTCCTCTGAGA AATTTGTCAACCTGGAGTGTAATGAAGAGTCCCATGGGGTTTATGGTCAGCAGTCATTGCTGCAGTGTAATGTCAAAGCTGTTAAGAAAGTGACCATCTTGACCGTGACCTGGAAGAGGGTGGAAGCTCTTTTGTTGGAATACAATCAAGATACATTTAACCCAACTCCTGGGTTTAAATTTGCTGAGCCATCCTGGAACAAGAAGAATACGAATGTGTCCTTGTTGTTGACAAATACCAAGATGGCCGACACGGGGGAGTATACATGCATGGTGAGAACAGACAGTGGTGATGATACAGCTACAACCAGCCTCAGTGTCACAG GCGGGCAACAGAAAGGGTCGATCCGGTGGTTTGACCAGTTTCGCAACGATTGGACGCGCAGTGCTGAACTGGTGGCCAAAGAGACTGAAGATGGACCGTTCAGCCTCTCCAGTAAATTCAAAGTGCAGAAGGCTACATCCAGTTCCACAAACTACACGTGCGAAGTGCTCAATGTCAATGGTGCCGTGGAGGGGATGGCATCATTTGTGATCCAGTTTGCGCCGCGAGACTCAG GTAGGAAAGCTGACAAATTGGATTCTGATTCCACCACCAATTGGCTAGCCCCGGTTGTAGTCATAGGATCTCTGATCATTGGACTCCTTGCTGCGCTGCTGTTATTTAAGAGGCGCTCCGCCCGAC GTTTTGTGTCATTTTTGACAGGAGCTCGAAGGCAGTCCACCTTTCCGTTAATGA GTGACCACCAAACAGATACCAGGCATGATGGAGATGTTGAGGCAGAAG tctccctctgtcCAGGTCTAAACAGTGACAGTCCACAGGACCAGCGTAACAGTCTCTAG
- the LOC120032864 gene encoding uncharacterized protein LOC120032864 isoform X2 produces MTSATSFLIVVIHLACIRSGDSSEKFVNLECNEESHGVYGQQSLLQCNVKAVKKVTILTVTWKRVEALLLEYNQDTFNPTPGFKFAEPSWNKKNTNVSLLLTNTKMADTGEYTCMVRTDSGDDTATTSLSVTAKYITPTMSSIPETNIEENTGVTIFCNSTGGQQKGSIRWFDQFRNDWTRSAELVAKETEDGPFSLSSKFKVQKATSSSTNYTCEVLNVNGAVEGMASFVIQFAPRDSGRKADKLDSDSTTNWLAPVVVIGSLIIGLLAALLLFKRRSARRDHQTDTRHDGDVEAEVSLCPGLNSDSPQDQRNSL; encoded by the exons ATGACTTCAGCTACCAGCTTCCTGATTGTTGTGATCCATTTAGCCTGTATCAGATCTGGAGATTCCTCTGAGA AATTTGTCAACCTGGAGTGTAATGAAGAGTCCCATGGGGTTTATGGTCAGCAGTCATTGCTGCAGTGTAATGTCAAAGCTGTTAAGAAAGTGACCATCTTGACCGTGACCTGGAAGAGGGTGGAAGCTCTTTTGTTGGAATACAATCAAGATACATTTAACCCAACTCCTGGGTTTAAATTTGCTGAGCCATCCTGGAACAAGAAGAATACGAATGTGTCCTTGTTGTTGACAAATACCAAGATGGCCGACACGGGGGAGTATACATGCATGGTGAGAACAGACAGTGGTGATGATACAGCTACAACCAGCCTCAGTGTCACAG ctaAGTACATAACTCCAACCATGAGCTCCATCCCTGAGACCAACATCGAAGAGAACACAGGTGTGACCATTTTCTGCAACTCTACAGGCGGGCAACAGAAAGGGTCGATCCGGTGGTTTGACCAGTTTCGCAACGATTGGACGCGCAGTGCTGAACTGGTGGCCAAAGAGACTGAAGATGGACCGTTCAGCCTCTCCAGTAAATTCAAAGTGCAGAAGGCTACATCCAGTTCCACAAACTACACGTGCGAAGTGCTCAATGTCAATGGTGCCGTGGAGGGGATGGCATCATTTGTGATCCAGTTTGCGCCGCGAGACTCAG GTAGGAAAGCTGACAAATTGGATTCTGATTCCACCACCAATTGGCTAGCCCCGGTTGTAGTCATAGGATCTCTGATCATTGGACTCCTTGCTGCGCTGCTGTTATTTAAGAGGCGCTCCGCCCGAC GTGACCACCAAACAGATACCAGGCATGATGGAGATGTTGAGGCAGAAG tctccctctgtcCAGGTCTAAACAGTGACAGTCCACAGGACCAGCGTAACAGTCTCTAG